TTCCCATGTTGACTTAATGATGGGAGACACATCTCTTTCTAACTTGGAAAAAACCCGAAAAATTCTTGAAAGCCTTCTCACTCCAGCTTCAGATGTCATTCGGCCTCTTGGGCCTGATGCATCCGTTGATGACTATCTTAGGCTGCTTGAGTCGGCATTTGGCACTGTTGAAGATGGTGAGGAACTGCTTGTGCGATTCATGAACACTTTGCAGGATCCTGGGGAGAAACCATCTGCGTACTTGCAACGCCTACAGGTGGCACTGAGTCTTGCAGTGCGCCGGGGTGGTGTAGACCCCCGAGAAAGAGACAGACAGCTTCTTAAGCAATTTCAAAGAGGCTGTTGGGATGATAACCTGCTGACAGAACTGCAGTTggagttaaagaaaaataatctgcccACGTTTGCAGAACTATTACTCCTACTCCGTATTGCAGAAAACAGACAAGAAGTTAAAAGCACAAGAATGAGAAAACACTTTAGTGcaaccaaacaaaaagcagcgtcacatgaacaaactgtcactgaaacaaaaatggactTTTCCGAAACAACTTCAAACACTTTAAGTGATCTGAAAAAACAGGTTGCTGATTTAAAAAGCCAATTAGCAGCAGTtatgaaacaaaagaaacaaacagtacCTAAGAAGaaccaaacaacaaaacctgaCCATGCAAACCCTGAACCCAACTTACCTTCACACAGCCGCCCTAGTTCACGGCCCAAGCCTTGGTACTGCTTTCGCTGTGGGGAGGACGGACATATTGTTGCCAACTGTGAATCTGAGCCAAACCCTGCACTTGTAGAGGCAAAACGTAAAGAACTAAAAGCAAAAAGGCAAATATGGGATAGACAACACAATGGCTCTGCTTCTTTAAACTGAAGTTTGCCTCTGTTGAGGGACAAACAGAGGCTACCACAGAGTCAAACCGTCCCCTTGAACCCAAGCAAAATGTGCCGACTAAAAAACGTGCCATTTTAAAGTCGCATACTAAAACCGGCAGATTCAAACTGCCTCAAGGTTTAATCGGTACTAAAAGTACAGCCCAAGTAAAGATTGACAGCAATACTGTAAACTGCTTACTCGATTCTGGCTCCCAGGTGACCACGGTCCCACAATCATATTATGAACAACATCTGTCTAGTCATCAGATTAAGCCACTTTTTGACCTACTCGAAGTAGAAGGTGCAAACGGCCAATCAGTGCCTTACTTAGGGTACATTGAAATGAACGTCACTTTTCCAAAAGAGTTTCTCGGCATTGAAGCCGATGTGTCAACACTTGCCTTAGTCGTGCCAAACATTCGAGCTGCTTCCCAGTCTTTGGTGTTAATTGGAACTAACACCTTAGATGTGCTTTATGAATTGTATAACGAAGCATGTCCCGGACTGCAGCCTCTCATTTCAGATGGTTATAAGGCAGTGTTAAAAGTGCTAGAGTTAAGACACAAACAGACCAAAGGCAGTAGCCTTGGTCTAGCAACCATGTATAACAAAGGCCCTCAGCTAGTCCCAGCAGGCCAGACAGTTGTCCTGGAAAGCTTGGTAGCAGTGTCAACTAATACCACAGAGAGATCCGTGCTGCTAGAGCACCCATCCTTTTCAACCTTACCTGGGGGTGTCCTAGTAAAGCCAAGTCTCATCAGCTTACCTGAGCGAGCACTCTACCTGATACCAGTTGTTCTCACCAATGAAACTGAACATGATGTGACAATCCCTCAAAAATGTGTGATTGGAGAGATCCACACGTTCCAGAGAGTCCTCTCTCACCA
This genomic window from Xiphophorus couchianus chromosome 24, X_couchianus-1.0, whole genome shotgun sequence contains:
- the LOC114140264 gene encoding zinc finger CCHC domain-containing protein 12-like, with amino-acid sequence MDFIAKLGIKIPNAVIVSGLTGSEKDDDVFDYLRQCGTISRTLTVDDSSSEFYQNCVVEFSSDLAVQELTPALPYLYPSAENPDVKYCVRALTDVYTKTVGGSVTDTYLTELKTLAKLSGKDFEEVLREVMSKFEESMGSVEAAASPCPNNDTEPTQSVGFPPHHIDNPHSPKLVQSPNPSSLKLNQKPHILSQTDLVSPEVQRIVVEHVVKTTEKTSNGHSTLRLRAFSGRNPRPYPEVDYETWRSHVDLMMGDTSLSNLEKTRKILESLLTPASDVIRPLGPDASVDDYLRLLESAFGTVEDGEELLVRFMNTLQDPGEKPSAYLQRLQVALSLAVRRGGVDPRERDRQLLKQFQRGCWDDNLLTELQLELKKNNLPTFAELLLLLRIAENRQEVKSTRMRKHFSATKQKAASHEQTVTETKMDFSETTSNTLSDLKKQVADLKSQLAAVMKQKKQTVPKKNQTTKPDHANPEPNLPSHSRPSSRPKPWYCFRCGEDGHIVANCESEPNPALVEAKRKELKAKRQIWDRQHNGSASLN